CGTTCGTCGTTGAAATTGGCCGCCGCCAGGTGCAGCTGGGCTGCCAGCGCCGGAGTCTGCAAGGCGGCGCTGCGCACCAGCACGGACAGCACCGGGTTTTGCTTCTGCGGCATGGCCGAGGAGCCGCCGCGGCCGGCCGCCCGGGGTTCGGCGAGTTCGGCTACCTCGGGCCGGCTCAGGAACAGCACGTCGGCGGCGATCTTGCCCGCGGCGTCCGTCACGGCGGCCAGGGCGTCGCCGAGCGCGGTGACGGCCAGGCGGTTGGTGTGCCAGGGTGCCGGGGCGGCGGCCAGACCCAGCCGGGCGGCCAGGCGGTCGGCAAGGTCGAGGGGTGCCAGGGCGGAGCCTTCGGCCAGCACGGTTCCGGCCGCCAGGGTGCCTGCGGCCCCCCCGGTCTGGACCGGCAGTTCGAGTGCCTCGAGCCGTTGCGCGGCGGCGGCGAGCCCGTGGAACCACTGCGCGGCCTTCAGGCTGAAGCTGAACGGCAGCGAGTGCTGGGTCAGGCTGCGGCCCACGCACAGGGTCTGCTGGTGCCGCTGCGCCAGGTCGGCCAGGGCCGCCGTCGTGCGGCGGGTCTCGGTGAGCAGTTCCCGGACGGCGCCGGCGGCCAGCAGCATCAGGGCGGTGTCGAGCACATCCTGGCTGGTCAGCGAGGTGTGCACGGCCTTTGCGGCACCGATGCCGTCCGTGTCCAGCGCCGTGACCTGATCGCGGAGGTCGGCGAGCAGCGGGATCACCGGGTTGCCGCCGCCCTGGGCACGGACGGCGATCCCGGCAATGTCGTAGCGGGCAACGTCGGCGGCCGCCGCCACGAGGGCGGCGGAGCCGGCCGGCGCCAGGGAAGCTTCTTCCAGAACGGCAGCCCAGCCGGCTTCAACCCGGAGCAGGGCGTCGAGCACCGCCCGGTCCCCGGTCAGTGCCGCCACCCTGGGCGACGCCGACACCGGGCTCAGGAGGCCGTAGTCGCCGTCCGGGCCGCTGCCCTCAGTGTGCGGAGATCTCACCGGGCGTCCCCGGCACCCGCGCCCGCAAGGCCGGCGCCCTCGAAGTCGAGGAACACCGTCTCGTCCTCGCCCTGCAACCGGATGTCCCAGCTCAGGCCGCCGTCGGGGTCGCGCCGGGCGATCAGGGTCCGGCGGCGTTCCGGATCGAGCGAGGCCAGCAGCGGGTCGGCGGCGAGGGCTTCCTCGTTTTCCGGCAGGTAGACGCGGGTGAAGAGCCGGTTCATCAGGCCGCGGGCGAACACGACCACGGAGATGAACGGCGCGGCGCCGGGGGCGGTGGGGCCGGGGTTGACCGTGGTGAAGGTGAAGACGCCGGTGTTGCCCACGGCGCTGCGGCCGAATCCGGTGAAGGTGTAGCCGTCGCGGACCAGGGAGCCGGTGTGCTGCGGGACGTTGCCCTCGGCGTCGGCCTGCCAGATCTCCAGGATGGCGTCCGGGACGGGGTTGCCGGCGCCGTCGAAGACGGTGCCCTGCAGCCGGATGGAACCGGCGGAACCGGGGGCCATCAGCTCGCGGTCCTTGGCGTAGGGCAGGGCGTAGCCGTAAAACGGGCCCACCGTCTGGCCGGGGGTAGGGGTCAATTTACTCATGGTCGTCTCCTTCTGCGCCCAGTGCCTCGTTCTCGGTCCAGGTCCGCTTCGAACCGGTCAGGACGATGTCCCAGTTGTAGGCCAGCGCCCACTCCGGCTTGGTCTGATCATGGTTGTAAGTGGCAACCAGGCGGTCCCGTGCGTCCTGGTCCACGATCGATTGGTAGATCGGGTCCAGGGCGAAGAGCGGGTCGCCGGGGAAGTACATCTGCGTCACGATCCGCTGGGTGAACTCCTGGCCGAAG
The nucleotide sequence above comes from Arthrobacter sp. KBS0702. Encoded proteins:
- the pcaG gene encoding protocatechuate 3,4-dioxygenase subunit alpha; this translates as MSKLTPTPGQTVGPFYGYALPYAKDRELMAPGSAGSIRLQGTVFDGAGNPVPDAILEIWQADAEGNVPQHTGSLVRDGYTFTGFGRSAVGNTGVFTFTTVNPGPTAPGAAPFISVVVFARGLMNRLFTRVYLPENEEALAADPLLASLDPERRRTLIARRDPDGGLSWDIRLQGEDETVFLDFEGAGLAGAGAGDAR
- a CDS encoding lyase family protein; this encodes MRSPHTEGSGPDGDYGLLSPVSASPRVAALTGDRAVLDALLRVEAGWAAVLEEASLAPAGSAALVAAAADVARYDIAGIAVRAQGGGNPVIPLLADLRDQVTALDTDGIGAAKAVHTSLTSQDVLDTALMLLAAGAVRELLTETRRTTAALADLAQRHQQTLCVGRSLTQHSLPFSFSLKAAQWFHGLAAAAQRLEALELPVQTGGAAGTLAAGTVLAEGSALAPLDLADRLAARLGLAAAPAPWHTNRLAVTALGDALAAVTDAAGKIAADVLFLSRPEVAELAEPRAAGRGGSSAMPQKQNPVLSVLVRSAALQTPALAAQLHLAAANFNDERPDGAWHSEWTALRSLLRLALGAAGQLRELTEGLQVFPSAMRRNLDLSGPLLLSEAVGAAVGPLLGTDGRRRLQAVVDQTLQVHAAEQSSSYRKLLRAAVPAELLSDERLEDLLDPANYLGQSAEISRRILAAWPAYAQPEVAQPRREPTERNNPPEEKGAHRG